From Mycolicibacterium cosmeticum, a single genomic window includes:
- a CDS encoding glycosyltransferase: MTVELPLPTDAGLTDEQRAYALDRAINALRDDHPMQSASRAVWGWQKPTLLTLLGITLTFAVLFPMQTAVTLIGLCTLGYVLTMTDRVLIFREGLASRPITISDEQARATPDADLPRYTILVPAYNEPEVVGDLIGAMAALEYPHDKLQVLLLLEADDDVTIAAARACGESEIISIVLVPPAEPRTKPKACNYGLHFATGQIVTIYDAEDLPEPLQLRRVTAAFAALPDDIACVQAKLEYHNGHQNILTGWFTAEYGLWFGYLLPGMMRSTSPIPLGGTSNHLRRDILDQIGAWDPFNVTEDADLGLRIDASGYHTAVIDSATQEEANSDPINWIRQRSRWYKGYLQTWLVHIRQPLRLYRILGPRSFLRFNLVLAGTPVIAVLNLVFWLITVLWFLGQPEVVGAVFPPLVYFPALIALVLGNAATIYMNLVALREDDRSDLLVAAVTVPAFWLMMSIAAAKGVYQIIRNPSYWEKTFHGLAAKPDADADPVT, encoded by the coding sequence GTGACGGTCGAACTGCCGTTGCCGACCGATGCCGGGCTGACCGACGAACAGCGCGCATACGCCCTCGACCGCGCGATCAACGCGTTGCGGGACGACCATCCGATGCAGTCGGCGTCCCGGGCGGTCTGGGGCTGGCAGAAACCCACCCTGCTCACCCTGCTGGGTATCACCCTGACCTTCGCCGTGCTGTTCCCGATGCAGACCGCGGTCACCCTGATCGGGCTGTGCACGCTCGGGTACGTGCTGACGATGACGGACCGGGTGCTGATCTTCCGCGAAGGCCTGGCCTCGCGGCCGATCACCATCTCCGATGAGCAGGCGCGTGCCACACCGGATGCGGATCTGCCCAGGTACACCATCCTCGTACCGGCCTACAACGAACCCGAGGTGGTCGGCGACCTGATCGGGGCGATGGCCGCACTGGAGTACCCGCACGACAAGCTGCAGGTGTTGCTGCTGCTGGAGGCCGACGATGACGTCACCATCGCGGCCGCGCGGGCCTGTGGTGAATCGGAGATCATCAGTATCGTCCTGGTTCCGCCGGCCGAGCCACGGACCAAGCCCAAGGCCTGCAACTACGGCCTGCACTTCGCCACCGGCCAGATCGTCACCATCTATGACGCCGAGGATCTGCCCGAGCCGCTGCAGCTGCGCCGTGTGACCGCCGCCTTCGCTGCCCTGCCGGACGACATCGCTTGTGTGCAAGCGAAATTGGAGTATCACAACGGGCATCAGAACATCCTCACCGGTTGGTTCACCGCCGAGTACGGGTTGTGGTTCGGCTACCTGCTGCCCGGGATGATGCGCAGCACGTCCCCGATTCCGCTGGGCGGCACCTCGAACCATCTGCGCCGCGACATCCTGGACCAGATCGGCGCCTGGGACCCGTTCAACGTCACCGAGGACGCCGACCTCGGGCTGCGCATCGACGCGTCGGGGTATCACACCGCCGTGATCGACTCGGCCACCCAGGAAGAGGCCAACTCGGATCCGATCAACTGGATCAGGCAGCGATCGCGTTGGTACAAGGGCTATCTGCAGACGTGGCTGGTGCACATCCGGCAACCGCTGCGGCTGTACCGGATCCTCGGGCCGCGCAGCTTTCTGCGGTTCAATCTGGTGCTGGCGGGCACACCCGTCATCGCGGTGCTCAACCTGGTGTTCTGGCTCATCACCGTGCTGTGGTTCCTGGGCCAACCGGAGGTGGTCGGGGCCGTGTTCCCGCCGCTGGTGTACTTCCCAGCGCTGATCGCGCTGGTGCTGGGGAACGCGGCGACCATCTACATGAACCTCGTCGCGCTGCGCGAAGACGACCGGTCCGACCTGCTGGTCGCCGCGGTCACGGTCCCGGCGTTCTGGCTGATGATGAGCATCGCCGCCGCCAAGGGCGTCTATCAGATCATCCGCAACCCGTCGTACTGGGAGAAGACGTTCCACGGTCTCGCGGCGAAACCGGACGCCGACGCGGACCCGGTCACGTGA
- a CDS encoding arylsulfatase: MASEFNGKIAVDIRDSEPDWAPYAAPTAPPGAPNILYLVWDDTGIATWDCFGGLVQMPAMRRIAEKGVRLSQFHTTALCSPTRASLLTGRNPTTVGMATIEEFTDGFPNCNGRIPADTALLSEVLAERGYNTYAIGKWHLTPLEESNLAATKRHWPLGRGFERFYGFMGGETDQWYPDLVYDNHPVAPPATPEEGYHLSKDLADKTIEFIRDSKVIAPDKPWFSYLCPGAGHAPHHVFAEWADRYAGTFDMGYERYRELVLENQKKLGIVPPDTELSPVNPYLDVTGPGGEPWPLQDTVRPWDTLDDEEKRLFARMAEVFAGFLSYTDAQIGRILDYLEESDQLDNTIIVVISDNGASGEGGPNGSVNENKFFNGYIDTVAESMRFYDQLGGPDTYNHYPIGWAMAFNTPYKLFKRYASHEGGIADTAIIGWPNGIDAHGEVRDHYVNVCDITPTVYDLLGIAPPAEVGGIPQKPLDGVSFKAALVDPGADTGKRTQFYTMLGTRGIWHDGWFANTVHAASPAGWSHFDADRWELFHIEADRSQCRDLAAQHPDKLEELKALWFAEAAKYNGLPLGDLNIFETLGRWRPYLAVDRTNFTYYPDTAEVGTGAAAELRGQSFSVLAEVTVDTPDAEGVLFKHGAGHGGHVLFIQDGRLQYVYNFMGEDEQRVSAEVPVPLGAHVFGVRYDRTGTVEGSHTPVGDITLHVDDTVVATGTGVRTHPGSFGLSGSGIAVGRNSGQTVCGAYRAPFAFTGGTIAKVVVDISGAPYRDVERELAQAFAKD, encoded by the coding sequence ATGGCATCTGAGTTCAACGGCAAGATCGCAGTGGATATCCGGGATTCCGAGCCCGATTGGGCGCCCTATGCCGCGCCCACTGCCCCGCCCGGTGCCCCCAACATCCTGTACCTGGTGTGGGACGACACCGGCATCGCGACATGGGACTGCTTCGGGGGGTTGGTGCAGATGCCGGCGATGCGCCGGATCGCCGAAAAGGGCGTGCGGCTGTCCCAGTTCCACACCACGGCGTTGTGCTCGCCCACCCGGGCGTCGTTGCTCACCGGCCGCAACCCCACGACCGTCGGGATGGCCACCATCGAGGAGTTCACCGACGGCTTCCCCAATTGCAACGGCCGTATCCCGGCGGACACCGCGCTGTTGTCCGAGGTGCTGGCCGAACGCGGCTACAACACCTATGCGATCGGCAAATGGCACCTGACCCCGTTGGAGGAGTCCAACCTGGCCGCCACCAAACGGCATTGGCCGCTGGGTCGCGGGTTCGAGCGCTTCTACGGGTTCATGGGCGGCGAGACCGACCAGTGGTATCCCGATCTGGTCTACGACAACCACCCGGTGGCCCCGCCGGCGACGCCCGAAGAGGGCTATCACCTGTCGAAAGACTTGGCCGACAAGACAATCGAGTTCATCCGCGATTCCAAGGTGATCGCCCCGGACAAGCCGTGGTTCTCCTATCTGTGCCCGGGCGCCGGCCATGCCCCGCACCACGTGTTCGCCGAGTGGGCGGACCGCTATGCCGGCACGTTCGACATGGGCTACGAGCGCTACCGCGAACTGGTCCTGGAGAACCAGAAGAAGCTCGGCATCGTGCCGCCCGACACCGAGCTCTCACCCGTCAACCCGTATCTGGATGTGACCGGGCCGGGCGGCGAACCCTGGCCGCTGCAGGACACCGTGCGGCCCTGGGACACGCTCGACGACGAGGAGAAGCGGCTGTTCGCCCGGATGGCCGAGGTGTTCGCCGGGTTCCTGTCCTACACCGATGCCCAGATCGGGCGGATCCTGGACTATCTCGAGGAATCCGACCAGTTGGACAACACCATCATCGTGGTGATCTCCGACAACGGTGCCAGCGGTGAGGGCGGGCCCAACGGTTCGGTCAACGAGAACAAGTTCTTCAACGGCTATATCGACACCGTCGCAGAGAGCATGCGCTTCTACGACCAGCTGGGCGGTCCGGATACCTACAACCACTATCCGATCGGCTGGGCGATGGCCTTCAACACGCCCTACAAGCTGTTCAAGCGGTACGCCTCCCACGAAGGCGGTATCGCAGACACCGCAATCATCGGCTGGCCCAACGGAATCGACGCCCACGGCGAGGTCAGGGACCACTACGTCAACGTCTGCGATATCACCCCAACCGTGTACGACCTGCTCGGTATCGCCCCGCCGGCCGAGGTGGGCGGCATCCCCCAGAAACCGCTCGACGGGGTGAGTTTCAAAGCGGCCCTTGTCGATCCCGGCGCCGACACGGGTAAGCGCACGCAGTTCTACACCATGCTGGGCACCCGCGGTATCTGGCACGACGGCTGGTTCGCCAATACCGTGCACGCCGCCTCACCGGCCGGGTGGAGTCACTTCGACGCCGACCGGTGGGAACTGTTCCACATCGAGGCCGACCGCAGCCAATGCCGTGACCTGGCCGCGCAGCACCCGGACAAACTGGAGGAGCTCAAGGCGCTGTGGTTCGCCGAGGCCGCCAAATACAACGGGCTGCCGCTGGGCGATCTGAACATCTTCGAGACGCTCGGCCGGTGGCGGCCCTACCTGGCGGTCGACCGGACCAATTTCACCTACTACCCGGACACCGCGGAGGTCGGCACCGGGGCCGCCGCGGAACTGCGCGGTCAATCGTTCTCGGTGCTCGCCGAGGTCACCGTCGACACCCCCGACGCCGAGGGCGTGCTGTTCAAACACGGTGCCGGACACGGCGGGCATGTGTTGTTCATCCAGGACGGCAGGCTGCAGTACGTGTACAACTTCATGGGCGAGGACGAACAGCGGGTGTCGGCCGAGGTGCCGGTGCCGCTGGGGGCCCACGTCTTCGGGGTGCGCTATGACCGCACCGGGACCGTCGAGGGCAGCCACACTCCGGTCGGGGACATCACCCTGCACGTGGACGACACCGTGGTGGCCACCGGCACCGGTGTCCGCACCCACCCGGGCAGTTTCGGTCTGTCCGGCAGTGGGATCGCGGTCGGGCGCAACAGCGGCCAGACGGTGTGCGGTGCGTACCGGGCGCCTTTCGCGTTCACCGGTGGGACAATCGCCAAGGTGGTGGTCGACATCTCCGGTGCGCCGTACCGTGATGTGGAAAGGGAGTTGGCCCAGGCATTCGCGAAGGACTGA
- a CDS encoding ABC transporter, translating into MSRRRLSDRQCKWLAYLAALAAYLAVGYWLQVRHGFILGDALSRVQASESVLYSRDPHLAAIGFIFTPLTAMVEIPAMLMAPLWPDLTARAYAGSIMSAVFMAGAVVQIFSTGSDRGLPRGYVVTIAALFALNPMIVFYGSNGMSEAPFIFFLTWAVRRLILWMTDDDVHHLIAAGGIAMGLAYLTRYDAVGTVAAAGVVVGVTTFLRARRPPRVRRALLDLMLVSLPGFVAFVGWAVTSWLITGDAFAQFTSQYGNAAILKQSGGAAATSFTGGVAFAAGCITLLAPTLLPIAAWAGLSRRRGAHTGVLAVPVLMYGAVLAFQTYTFATGATFPFLRFYIVAIPFVATLAMLAVPDGKLVEPTRRGKNSPPVVVHPKPGRRFGYVAVAALAAVAVPVAGWGMMSPHYAPQEYALGTVLRPEPDSVSPQKAVERRIVATFSTEREIARYLDDLALPDSSVITDTVYGFAVVVASQHPRMFVVPSDPDFVRLLNDPSAHGIKYLLAVPPTGRGVADALNQRYPTLYATGSDVATLELEIPNDGDSQPDWRLYRVKEPANPMA; encoded by the coding sequence GTGAGCCGGCGGCGGTTGTCGGATCGCCAGTGCAAGTGGTTGGCCTACCTGGCGGCGCTGGCGGCGTACCTGGCGGTCGGTTACTGGCTGCAGGTGCGTCACGGGTTCATCCTGGGCGACGCGCTGTCCCGGGTACAGGCGTCGGAAAGTGTGCTCTACAGCCGGGATCCGCATCTGGCGGCCATCGGGTTCATCTTCACCCCACTCACCGCGATGGTGGAGATCCCCGCCATGCTGATGGCGCCGCTGTGGCCGGACCTGACCGCGCGGGCCTACGCCGGAAGCATCATGTCGGCGGTCTTCATGGCGGGCGCGGTGGTGCAGATCTTCTCGACCGGCAGCGACCGCGGGCTGCCGCGCGGCTACGTCGTGACCATCGCGGCGCTGTTCGCGCTGAACCCGATGATCGTCTTCTACGGATCCAACGGGATGAGTGAAGCGCCGTTCATCTTCTTCCTGACGTGGGCCGTCCGCCGCCTCATCCTCTGGATGACCGACGACGACGTGCACCATCTGATCGCGGCGGGCGGTATCGCCATGGGACTGGCGTACCTCACGCGGTACGACGCGGTGGGCACCGTCGCCGCGGCCGGTGTGGTGGTCGGCGTGACGACCTTTCTGCGGGCCCGGCGCCCACCCCGCGTCCGGCGCGCCCTACTGGACCTGATGCTGGTCAGCCTCCCCGGCTTCGTCGCCTTCGTCGGCTGGGCGGTCACCAGCTGGCTCATCACCGGGGACGCATTCGCGCAATTCACGTCCCAGTACGGGAATGCCGCCATCCTCAAGCAGTCCGGCGGCGCCGCAGCCACCAGCTTCACCGGCGGCGTCGCCTTCGCGGCGGGGTGTATCACGCTGCTGGCGCCCACCCTGTTACCGATCGCCGCCTGGGCCGGCCTGTCCCGGCGGCGCGGCGCGCACACGGGCGTGCTCGCGGTGCCCGTGCTGATGTACGGAGCGGTGCTGGCCTTTCAGACCTACACCTTCGCCACCGGCGCCACCTTTCCGTTCCTGCGCTTCTACATCGTCGCGATCCCGTTCGTCGCGACGCTGGCGATGCTGGCGGTTCCCGACGGCAAGCTGGTCGAACCCACGCGACGCGGCAAGAACTCGCCGCCGGTCGTGGTGCACCCCAAGCCCGGGCGCCGATTCGGATACGTCGCCGTCGCGGCCCTGGCCGCCGTCGCGGTGCCGGTGGCCGGGTGGGGGATGATGTCGCCGCACTACGCGCCGCAGGAGTATGCGCTGGGCACGGTGTTGCGTCCCGAACCGGATTCGGTGAGCCCGCAGAAGGCGGTCGAGCGACGCATCGTGGCCACCTTCTCCACGGAGCGCGAGATCGCACGCTATCTCGACGATCTCGCACTCCCGGACAGCTCGGTGATCACGGACACGGTGTACGGCTTCGCGGTGGTCGTGGCGTCGCAGCACCCGCGGATGTTCGTGGTGCCGTCGGATCCCGACTTCGTCCGGCTGCTCAACGACCCGTCGGCACACGGCATCAAATACCTGTTGGCGGTTCCGCCGACCGGACGCGGGGTGGCCGATGCGCTCAACCAGCGCTACCCGACGCTGTACGCGACGGGCTCGGATGTGGCGACGTTGGAATTGGAGATTCCCAACGACGGCGACAGTCAACCGGATTGGCGGTTGTACCGGGTCAAGGAACCGGCCAACCCGATGGCCTGA
- a CDS encoding formylglycine-generating enzyme family protein, translated as MTVTDLVELPGGTFRMGCSDFYPEEAPVRTAEVAPFAIERHPVTTAQFAAFVEATGYRTVAERPMDPARYPGVPAADLAPGAMVFRQTPGPVDLRNWRQWWDWAPGASWRHPFGPERGEGAPDHPVVQVAYADALAYAVWAARRLPTEAEWEYAARAGAESTYAWGEDVKPGGTLMANTWQGAFPYRNDGAAGWVGTSPVGTFPPNGFGLVDMIGNVWEWTATEFTGRLANPCCLPDDDPGVSQALKGGSHLCAPEYCHRYRPAARSPQSRDTATTHIGFRCAV; from the coding sequence ATGACCGTGACCGATCTCGTCGAGCTGCCGGGTGGGACCTTCCGGATGGGCTGTTCCGATTTCTATCCGGAGGAGGCGCCGGTGCGGACGGCCGAGGTGGCCCCGTTCGCGATCGAGCGGCACCCGGTGACGACCGCCCAGTTCGCCGCGTTCGTCGAGGCCACCGGTTACCGGACGGTGGCCGAACGGCCGATGGACCCGGCGCGCTACCCCGGTGTGCCCGCCGCCGACCTGGCGCCCGGCGCCATGGTGTTCCGGCAGACGCCCGGTCCGGTCGATCTGCGCAACTGGCGGCAGTGGTGGGACTGGGCGCCCGGCGCCAGCTGGCGGCATCCGTTCGGTCCCGAGCGTGGGGAGGGCGCCCCCGACCACCCCGTCGTCCAGGTGGCCTACGCCGACGCGCTGGCCTACGCCGTGTGGGCGGCCCGGCGCCTGCCCACCGAGGCGGAATGGGAGTACGCGGCCCGGGCCGGGGCCGAATCCACCTACGCGTGGGGCGAGGACGTCAAACCCGGTGGCACGCTGATGGCCAACACCTGGCAGGGCGCCTTCCCGTACCGCAACGACGGGGCCGCGGGCTGGGTGGGGACATCGCCGGTGGGCACCTTCCCCCCCAACGGATTCGGCCTGGTGGACATGATCGGCAACGTGTGGGAGTGGACGGCCACGGAGTTCACCGGCCGGCTGGCCAACCCGTGTTGCCTGCCGGACGACGATCCCGGGGTCAGCCAGGCGCTCAAGGGTGGATCGCACCTGTGCGCACCGGAGTACTGCCACCGGTACCGGCCGGCCGCCCGCTCGCCGCAGTCACGGGACACCGCAACGACCCACATCGGGTTCCGCTGCGCGGTGTGA